Below is a window of Gemmatimonadota bacterium DNA.
TCCATCCCGACACTTCAGACCCAGCGGTTGACCCTTCGTCCTTTCGACGTCGAGGACGCCTCGGTTGTTCAGAGCCTCGCGGGAGCCCCTGAGATCGCCCTAACGACACAGAATATCCCTCATCCGTACGAAGACGGGATGGCTGAGGCTTGGATCGCTACTCATCGGCCCGGCTGGGATGCCGGGAAGCTCCTCACGGTCGCGATCACATCGAATGCTGATGGCTTGGTGGGGGCCGTTGGCCTCCACATCAACGCCGCGCACCGCCGAGGCGAACTTGGATACTGGGTGGGGCTGCCCTACTGGAATCGGGGCTATGCCACGGAGTCCGCGAGAGCGTTGCTCTATTACGGTTTCAATGAGCTTCGTCTGAACCGGATCCAGGCACGTCACATGACCCGTAACCCGTCTTCGGGGCGGGTGATGGAGAAGCTCGGCATGAAGCCGGAAGGGATTCAACGGCAACACGTCGTGGCGCATGGCGAGTTTGAGGACGTTGCGATGTACGCGATCCTGAGGTCGGAGTATGGCGTCGACCCTCGTGGCGCGTTCTAACAAACGATTGCTACAGCCGCGGAAGGAGCGGGAGGGTCGCATACTTCGCTTGCGCTCAGCATGTTTGCCGCGCAGTAGAATCGCGAGACGTTAGCCTAAACTGAGCGATTCTTGAGGTAGAAAAAGGGCACCCTATGGGTTAAGTTACTGGTGCACAACAAGTTATAGCCAGTGGCGGTCGCCACCGCCCTCAACCCAAAGGGTGCCAAGTGATGATCGCCGAGTCGCTCTCCTCGCGCAATGCTGCTCCACCGCTGTTCGATGGTGTTGAGG
It encodes the following:
- a CDS encoding GNAT family N-acetyltransferase; this encodes MSIPTLQTQRLTLRPFDVEDASVVQSLAGAPEIALTTQNIPHPYEDGMAEAWIATHRPGWDAGKLLTVAITSNADGLVGAVGLHINAAHRRGELGYWVGLPYWNRGYATESARALLYYGFNELRLNRIQARHMTRNPSSGRVMEKLGMKPEGIQRQHVVAHGEFEDVAMYAILRSEYGVDPRGAF